The proteins below come from a single Sorghum bicolor cultivar BTx623 chromosome 4, Sorghum_bicolor_NCBIv3, whole genome shotgun sequence genomic window:
- the LOC8079427 gene encoding glycerophosphodiester phosphodiesterase GDPDL7 isoform X1: protein MGASYPHMFLILLLLQGASAALKPPAGPKWLTLSGLPPLVIARGGFSGLFPDSSQFAYQFALTACLPDVVLLCDLQLSSDRIGFCKTGLTLDNSTTVSEIFPKMERTYKLHGEDVRGWFSLDFTAEQLAQNVSLIQNIFSRPSTFDGSLRMYPLDEVVELHPPQIWLNVQYNSFFLEHKLSSEDYILELPKDTLSYISSPEIEFLKSLGGKLKKAKTKLIFRLLNEDIEEPSTKKTYGELLKDLKSIKEFAVGILVPKTYIWPVEKDQYLAPSPTSLVKDAHAIGLEVYASGFANDIVLSYNYSYDPSAEYLQFIDNPDFSVDGVLTDFPVTASGAVACMAHSKGNPLPPPGKSRPLIITHNGASGMFAGSTDLAYQEAIKDAADIIDCTVQMSKDGTAFCMHSADISSSTTAATAFASKASTVHEIQNKSGIFSFDLSWSEIATLRPALVSPFAQAGMQRNPLAKNAGKLMTLPHFLDLAKASNITGILIEIEHAAYLAKRGIGIVEAVSSALTKAGYDKETKQQVFVQSDDSSVLEAFKKFKTFRRVLNIEAKISGASKPSLDDIKKFADTVRINRNSVAQITGYFMTHFTDTVGSLQAANLTVFVGVLKNEFMNLGFDFFADPTIEVATYAYSVVADGIVTDYPATAASYFRSPCSDMKLNLSYSILPAQPGALVNLAAPGMLAPAGAPAPLLQPTDVVDPPLPPVKAVITADAPAPKAADNTSSAFSSNTANGLLWAGVVALLSLTFLH from the exons ATGGGAGCAAGCTATCCTCACATGTTTTTGATCCTCTTACTGCTTCAAGGAGCCAGTGCTGCTTTGAAACCTCCAGCAGGGCCAAaatggctgactctgagcg GTCTTCCCCCTCTAGTCATAGCTCGAGGAGGATTCTCTGGCTTGTTTCCTGACTCGAGCCAGTTTGCCTACCAGTTTGCCTTGACTGCCTGCTTGCCTGATGTCGTTCTGTTATGTGATCTACAATTGTCAAGCGACCGTATAGGCTTCTGCAAAACAGGGTTGACCCTTGATAACTCGACGACTGTCTCTGAGATCTTCCCCAAGATGGAAAGGACATACAAGCTGCACGGAGAAGATGTCCGTGGCTGGTTCTCTCTAGATTTCACCGCAGAACAGCTGGCGCAGAACGTCTCAT TGATACAGAACATCTTTTCGCGCCCAAGCACATTTGATGGCTCCTTGCGGATGTACCCGCTTGATGAAGTTGTTGAACTCCACCCCCCTCAAATATGGCTTAATGTACAG TACAATTCATTCTTTTTGGAGCACAAATTAAGTAGTGAAGATTATATATTAGAACTACCAAAAGATACCCTCTCTTACATCTCCTCGCCGGAGATTGAATTCTTGAAAAGCTTGGGTGGGAAGCTCAAGAAAGCCAAGACAAAGCTCATCTTCCGGTTACTCAATGAAGACATTGAGGAGCCTTCAACCAAGAAAACATATGGGGAACTTCTGAAAGATCTAAAATCCATCAAGGAATTCGCAGTTGGGATTCTTGTGCCCAAGACATACATCTGGCCAGTAGAAAAGGATCAGTACTTGGCGCCATCGCCCACCAGTTTGGTCAAAGATGCTCATGCCATCGGGCTGGAAGTGTATGCATCCGGATTTGCCAATGATATCGTCTTGAGTTACAACTACAGCTATGATCCCTCTGCAGAGTACTTGCAGTTCATAGACAATCCAGACTTCTCTGTTGACGGTGTGCTTACGGACTTCCCGGTCACCGCATCAGGGGCTGTTG CTTGCATGGCTCATTCCAAGGGCAATCCTCTACCACCTCCTGGAAAAAGCAGGCCGCTGATCATCACCCACAACGGCGCGAGCGGCATGTTCGCCGGCAGCACAGATCTTGCCTACCAGGAGGCGATCAAAGATGCCGCTGACATCATCGATTGCACGGTTCAGATGTCAAAAGACGGAACGGCCTTCTGCATGCACTCCGCTGATATCTCCAGCTCCACGACCGCGGCCACCGCTTTTGCGTCCAAAGCCTCTACTGTCCATGAGATCCAGAACAAGTCTGGCATTTTCTCGTTCGATCTGTCATGGAGTGAGATTGCAACCTTGAGGC CCGCCCTCGTCTCTCCGTTTGCTCAGGCAGGCATGCAAAGAAATCCTCTAGCAAAGAATGCCGGCAAGTTGATGACTTTGCCCCATTTCTTAGACTTGGCCAAGGCCAGCAACATCACCGGTATACTGATCGAAATAGAG CATGCTGCATACCTCGCCAAGAGAGGGATCGGCATTGTGGAGGCGGTGTCTAGCGCGCTGACCAAGGCGGGCTACGACAAGGAGACCAAGCAGCAGGTGTTCGTCCAGTCCGACGACTCGTCGGTGCTGGAGGCGTTCAAGAAGTTCAAGACATTCAGGAGGGTGCTCAACATCGAGGCCAAGATCAGCGGCGCCTCCAAGCCGTCGCTGGATGACATCAAGAAGTTCGCGGACACGGTGAGGATCAACCGGAACTCGGTTGCGCAGATCACCGGCTACTTCATGACGCACTTCACCGACACGGTCGGCAGCCTACAGGCCGCCAACCTCACCGTGTTTGTTGGCGTGCTCAAGAACGAGTTCATGAACCTCGGCTTCGACTTCTTCGCTGACCCGACGATCGAGGTCGCTACCTACGCTTATTCGGTGGTGGCCGATGGGATCGTCACGGACTACCCTGCCACTGCAGCTTCCTACTTCA GGAGTCCATGCAGTGACATGAAGCTGAACCTGAGCTACTCGATCCTGCCTGCACAACCTGGCGCTCTGGTCAACCTGGCAGCCCCCGGGATGTTGGCTCCGGCgggagcgccggcaccgttgctCCAACCCACTGACGTAGTGGACCCGCCGCTGCCTCCGGTTAAAGCTGTGATCACCGCCGACGCGCCGGCACCAAAGGCGGCTGACAACACCTCATCGGCGTTCAGCTCCAACACGGCGAACGGCCTCTTGTGGGCTGGCGTCGTTGCCCTCTTGTCCCTGACCTTTCTGCACTGA